The following are from one region of the Polaribacter marinaquae genome:
- a CDS encoding M28 family peptidase has translation MLKKIVAFLLVSILIINCKKEGEVVILSTDNYSDVINKEFTGDLAYETTAFVEKYWRVVGNTGFNESVFNIAKNLEKAGFILEEKATESNLLTYRIEKRPLKRSTWESVNANVKIKGDATYLLEHATNRNMIALNSYSTPEKGIEADVVYIKDVKNLAKTDVKGKIVFAETSPYRIFKTAIIDGKAAGILTYNNPDYLQPEKNKTSIQFRSIPLDTVHKPWAIALSFEAKERLKKSLEKGKVTLNVNVETKIYPSEELTIVADIKGTERPKERLVFSAHIQEPGANDNATGVGVALEMASLTAKFIKEKSYNPKRTLTFLWGDEIVSTRRYVQEDSIRAKNIKWGISLDMVGENTDKTGGVFLIEKMPDPSAIWTRGNDKHTEWGGSKMSLDQMKPHYLNDFLINKFKAQGKLANWQVSTNPFEGGSDHVPFLRENIPSVLFWHFTDQFYHTDNDRIDKVSKTTLKNVGTTALIAAYTLLNADAKTAKSIINEIETAAKNRLNEELKQSKIAINNNQSLETQIEIITAWNNWYQKSIETTTDLVINKNDITKEIDRSKKLIDSISKTIIFKLTKN, from the coding sequence ATGCTTAAAAAAATAGTTGCCTTTTTACTAGTATCAATACTTATAATCAATTGTAAAAAAGAAGGTGAAGTTGTTATACTTTCTACTGATAATTATTCTGATGTAATTAATAAAGAATTTACAGGAGATTTAGCTTACGAAACAACTGCTTTTGTAGAAAAATATTGGCGTGTAGTTGGTAATACCGGCTTTAACGAAAGTGTTTTTAATATTGCTAAAAACTTAGAAAAAGCAGGTTTTATTTTAGAAGAAAAGGCTACCGAAAGTAATTTATTAACCTATAGAATAGAAAAAAGACCTTTAAAAAGATCAACTTGGGAATCTGTAAATGCTAACGTAAAAATTAAAGGAGATGCTACTTATTTGTTAGAGCATGCAACTAACAGAAACATGATTGCATTAAACTCTTATAGCACACCAGAAAAAGGAATTGAAGCTGATGTTGTGTATATTAAAGATGTAAAAAATCTTGCTAAAACAGATGTAAAAGGTAAAATAGTATTTGCAGAAACGAGTCCGTATAGAATTTTTAAAACAGCAATTATTGATGGCAAAGCAGCCGGAATTTTAACCTATAATAATCCTGATTATTTACAACCAGAAAAAAACAAAACTTCTATTCAATTCAGATCTATTCCTTTAGATACCGTTCATAAACCTTGGGCAATTGCACTTTCTTTTGAAGCTAAAGAACGCTTAAAAAAGTCTTTAGAAAAAGGAAAAGTAACTTTAAATGTAAACGTAGAAACTAAAATTTATCCATCCGAAGAATTAACAATTGTAGCAGATATTAAAGGTACAGAAAGGCCTAAAGAACGTTTGGTATTTAGTGCGCACATACAAGAACCTGGCGCCAATGATAATGCTACCGGGGTTGGTGTTGCTCTAGAAATGGCAAGTTTAACAGCAAAATTCATAAAAGAAAAAAGCTATAATCCTAAAAGAACCCTAACTTTTTTATGGGGTGATGAAATTGTTTCTACAAGAAGATATGTTCAAGAAGATTCTATTAGAGCAAAAAATATAAAATGGGGAATTTCTTTAGATATGGTTGGTGAGAATACTGATAAAACTGGCGGAGTTTTCCTTATCGAAAAAATGCCAGATCCGAGTGCTATCTGGACACGCGGAAATGATAAACACACAGAATGGGGTGGTTCTAAAATGAGTTTAGACCAAATGAAACCGCACTATTTAAATGACTTTTTAATAAATAAATTTAAAGCTCAAGGTAAACTTGCTAATTGGCAAGTAAGTACAAATCCTTTTGAAGGTGGTAGTGATCACGTTCCTTTTTTAAGGGAAAATATACCGAGTGTTTTATTTTGGCACTTTACAGATCAATTTTACCATACAGATAATGACAGAATTGATAAAGTTTCTAAAACGACTCTTAAAAATGTAGGAACAACAGCATTAATTGCCGCATATACTTTACTAAATGCTGATGCGAAAACAGCAAAATCAATTATAAATGAAATTGAAACCGCTGCAAAAAATAGACTTAATGAAGAACTTAAGCAAAGTAAGATAGCTATAAACAACAATCAATCTCTAGAAACGCAAATAGAAATTATTACTGCTTGGAATAATTGGTATCAAAAATCAATAGAAACTACAACAGATTTAGTTATCAATAAAAATGATATTACTAAAGAAATCGATCGTTCTAAAAAGTTAATAGATTCGATATCTAAAACTATTATATTTAAGCTTACAAAAAATTAA
- a CDS encoding carboxymuconolactone decarboxylase family protein: MALVTPLEAEHDLETKKLAEFFNETLGFCPNSVLTMQRRPAISKAFINLNKAVMANEGKVTSALKRMIAWVSSNATGCRYCQAHAIRAAERYGAEQEQLDNIWEYKTHSAFSDAERAALDFSLAASMVPNAVDAKIKEELYKYWNEGEIVEMLGVISLFGYLNRWNDSMGTTLEEDAIESGDKYLGKHGFEVGKHV; this comes from the coding sequence ATGGCATTAGTAACTCCTCTAGAAGCAGAGCACGATTTAGAAACAAAAAAGTTAGCAGAATTTTTTAATGAAACTTTAGGTTTTTGTCCTAATTCAGTACTAACAATGCAGCGTAGGCCTGCAATATCAAAAGCTTTTATCAATCTAAATAAAGCAGTTATGGCAAACGAAGGTAAAGTAACTTCTGCGTTAAAAAGAATGATTGCTTGGGTTTCTAGTAATGCTACTGGTTGCAGATATTGCCAAGCACATGCAATTAGAGCTGCAGAGCGTTATGGTGCAGAACAAGAGCAATTAGATAATATTTGGGAGTATAAAACGCATTCTGCTTTTTCTGATGCAGAAAGAGCAGCATTAGATTTTTCTTTAGCAGCATCAATGGTACCAAATGCTGTAGATGCAAAAATTAAAGAAGAATTATATAAATATTGGAACGAAGGAGAAATTGTAGAAATGCTAGGTGTAATTTCTTTATTTGGCTACTTAAATAGATGGAATGACTCTATGGGAACAACCCTAGAAGAAGATGCAATTGAAAGTGGCGATAAATACTTAGGAAAACATGGTTTTGAAGTTGGTAAACATGTTTAA
- a CDS encoding OsmC family protein yields the protein MIKNTVTTVWTQKSQFETDNPSGHKFTMFDKSQDNGDVVGFAPKALMLSSLAGCSGLDVVSLLTKMHAEVADFKIEVTANLTDEHPKFYDKVKVDYHFSDAELQPKKIQKAVNLSVTKYCGVMEMFRQFADVEIEIHLHNL from the coding sequence ATGATTAAAAATACAGTTACAACGGTTTGGACACAGAAATCGCAATTTGAAACTGATAACCCAAGTGGGCATAAATTTACAATGTTTGATAAATCGCAAGATAACGGAGACGTAGTTGGTTTTGCACCAAAAGCATTAATGTTGTCTTCTTTAGCTGGTTGCTCTGGTTTAGATGTAGTTTCTTTATTAACTAAAATGCATGCAGAAGTTGCAGATTTTAAAATTGAGGTTACAGCAAATTTAACAGACGAACATCCAAAATTTTACGATAAAGTAAAAGTAGATTATCATTTTTCTGATGCAGAATTACAGCCAAAAAAAATACAAAAAGCGGTAAATTTATCGGTTACAAAGTATTGCGGTGTTATGGAAATGTTTCGTCAATTTGCAGATGTAGAGATAGAAATTCATTTGCATAATTTATAA
- the recJ gene encoding single-stranded-DNA-specific exonuclease RecJ: MRWTLKQNPEKEKVEKLAKDLQVNKTIATILCQRNIETFDQAKSFFRPSLEDIHDPFLMKDMDLAVERIEKAIANNENILIYGDYDVDGTTAVSLVASYLKTIHPNIATYIPDRYAEGYGVSYIGIDFAHDNDFSLIIALDCGIKAIEKVAYASEKNIDFIICDHHKPGDKIPEAVAVLNAKRDDCTYPFDELCGCGVGFKLIQALGSKRNQNIEDFIPYLDLVATAIAADIVPMNGENRVLAYYGLQVINENPRNGIKAIIHQTKKTTLTITDVVFIIAPRINAAGRMKHGNYAVELLTEMDFDSAVEFAAAIEIFNADRKDLDKKITDQALIQIIDNEEENCFTSVVYQEDWHKGVIGIVASRLIETYYRPTLVFTKSGDKLAASARSVKGFDVYNALHECEEFIEQFGGHKYAAGLTLLPENYQNFKNKFEEVVKNTINKELLTPEISVDATIELSEITPKFFRIIEQMAPFGPMNMKPTFVSTCVRDNGYGKQVGADKSHLKLNVFQGDNKQTFGAIGFGLGNKIEHVKNDFDIVYALDENEWNGHKSIQLVLKDLK, from the coding sequence ATGAGATGGACGCTAAAGCAAAATCCAGAAAAAGAAAAAGTAGAAAAATTAGCAAAAGACTTACAAGTAAATAAAACAATTGCTACCATACTTTGTCAAAGAAATATTGAAACTTTTGACCAAGCAAAAAGTTTTTTTCGTCCTAGTTTAGAAGATATTCACGATCCTTTTTTAATGAAGGATATGGATTTAGCAGTAGAACGTATAGAAAAAGCAATTGCCAATAATGAAAACATTTTAATTTATGGTGATTATGATGTTGATGGTACAACTGCAGTTTCTTTGGTTGCCTCTTATTTAAAAACTATTCATCCTAATATTGCAACTTATATTCCAGATCGATACGCAGAAGGTTATGGGGTTTCTTATATAGGAATTGATTTTGCGCATGACAATGATTTCTCTTTAATTATAGCTTTAGATTGCGGTATAAAAGCAATCGAAAAAGTTGCTTATGCATCAGAAAAAAACATAGATTTTATCATTTGCGATCATCACAAACCTGGTGATAAAATACCAGAAGCTGTTGCGGTTTTAAATGCTAAAAGAGACGATTGTACATATCCTTTTGATGAACTTTGTGGTTGTGGCGTTGGTTTTAAATTGATACAGGCTTTGGGTTCTAAAAGAAACCAAAACATAGAAGATTTTATACCTTATTTAGATTTAGTTGCTACTGCAATTGCTGCAGATATTGTACCTATGAATGGCGAAAACAGGGTTTTGGCATATTATGGCTTGCAAGTTATTAATGAAAATCCAAGAAACGGAATTAAAGCAATAATTCATCAAACCAAAAAAACAACGCTTACAATAACAGACGTGGTTTTTATAATTGCACCAAGAATTAATGCTGCCGGAAGAATGAAACACGGTAATTATGCTGTTGAATTATTAACAGAAATGGACTTTGACTCGGCAGTAGAATTTGCTGCAGCGATAGAAATTTTTAATGCCGACAGAAAAGATTTAGATAAAAAAATTACAGATCAAGCTTTAATTCAAATTATTGATAATGAAGAAGAAAATTGTTTTACATCTGTTGTTTATCAAGAAGATTGGCACAAAGGCGTTATCGGTATTGTTGCTTCTAGATTAATAGAAACCTATTACAGACCAACTTTAGTTTTTACAAAAAGTGGCGATAAATTAGCTGCTTCTGCAAGATCGGTAAAAGGTTTTGATGTTTACAATGCATTACATGAATGCGAAGAATTTATAGAGCAATTTGGCGGACATAAATATGCAGCCGGTTTGACTTTATTGCCAGAAAATTATCAGAATTTTAAAAATAAGTTCGAAGAAGTTGTAAAAAATACAATTAATAAAGAATTATTAACTCCAGAAATTTCTGTGGATGCCACAATAGAATTATCTGAAATTACTCCAAAATTTTTTAGAATTATCGAACAAATGGCGCCTTTTGGTCCAATGAACATGAAACCAACATTTGTTTCTACTTGCGTTAGAGATAATGGTTATGGTAAACAAGTTGGTGCAGATAAAAGTCATTTGAAATTAAATGTTTTTCAGGGAGATAATAAACAAACTTTTGGTGCAATTGGTTTTGGTTTGGGTAATAAAATTGAACACGTTAAAAACGATTTTGACATTGTTTATGCTTTGGATGAAAACGAATGGAATGGCCACAAATCGATTCAATTGGTTTTAAAAGACTTAAAATAG